The Methanobacterium sp. genome contains a region encoding:
- a CDS encoding molybdenum cofactor guanylyltransferase: protein MKSFIILCGGRSKRMGKDKGSLILKGKPMIFHVLDTISDIADEIILVLRDEKQVESYKKLLKNDYGNLNIVTDKNKDRGPLIGILTGLSAIKSDYAQILPCDSPFISQEFVLNMFKAVETNKYDAIVPVWEDGYVEPLHSIYKKTVSDTISKLIEEGKMDVKSLIKNINARYVDTKELDATTQSFQNINTIKDFQNY, encoded by the coding sequence ATGAAATCATTTATAATACTCTGCGGTGGAAGAAGCAAAAGAATGGGGAAAGATAAAGGTTCCCTTATTTTAAAGGGGAAACCAATGATATTCCATGTACTTGATACAATATCAGATATTGCAGATGAAATAATACTTGTTCTAAGAGATGAAAAACAGGTAGAAAGTTATAAAAAATTATTAAAGAATGATTATGGGAATCTGAATATAGTTACAGACAAAAATAAAGATCGGGGCCCATTAATAGGTATATTGACCGGGCTTTCGGCCATAAAGTCTGACTATGCTCAAATTTTACCATGTGATTCGCCCTTTATCTCTCAAGAATTTGTTTTAAATATGTTCAAAGCCGTAGAAACTAATAAATATGATGCAATAGTTCCGGTATGGGAAGATGGGTATGTTGAACCGCTTCATTCAATTTATAAAAAAACTGTTTCAGATACTATTTCCAAGCTCATTGAAGAAGGAAAAATGGACGTAAAATCGTTGATTAAGAATATAAATGCCAGATACGTTGATACAAAAGAACTTGACGCTACCACACAAAGTTTTCAGAATATAAATACAATTAAAGACTTTCAAAACTATTAA